In Mycolicibacterium nivoides, the DNA window GGGCGTCGGGCCTGTCGTCGGTTTCCGGGAAGAACCGGGCCACCCGCAGCACCACGCAGGACAACCCGTGGTTTCGGTGGGCCAGCTGACACAAGTCCTCGGCAGCGGCCTTGGTGACGCCGTACATGTTCTTGGGCACCGGCGCCACCGACTCGTCGATCCAGGCTGCCGGTCTCTCGGCCTCGGGCACCAGGGCATCGCCGAAAACCGTTGTGGAAGAGGACATCACGAAGGCCTGGACGCCGGCTTCCGTGGCCGCCTCCAAGAGTGCCAGCGTCCCGCTGACATTCGTTTCGACAAAAGCCTGCCCTGGCACGAACGCCAACTGCGGCTTGTGCAGCGTCGCGGTGTGCAGCACCACGTCAACGCCTGCCATCGCGGCCCGGACGGCTGCGGGATCGGTGACAGAACCGACCCTGTCGGTCCACGGCGAGGGCCGGATGTCCATGCCCGCCACGTCTTCACCGCGGGCGCGGAGGGTGCGGACGATCGCCTCACCAAGATGGCCGGAACTGCCCGTGACCAGTGTTCGCACCACTCGACCGTGTCATACCGCCGCAAGCGGTTTTCCGGGCAGCATCTGGGCGACCGTAGGGTGGCGACCATGACCCAGTCCGGCCACCGGCCCCGAGTCGGGGTGGTGTTTCGTCCCGACCGCTCACCCGAGACCCTGCCCAGCACCGCAGCTGCCGCACAGCGAGCCGGCATCGACGAACTCTGGTTGTGGGAAGACTGCTTCCTGCAGGGCGGCATCGCGCAGGCGGCGGTCGCACTCGCCGGCAGCGAGACGCTGACCGTCGGCATCGGGGTCCTCCCGGCGCCGTTGCGCAACGTGGTGTCCACGGCGATGGAGATCGCCACCCTGGCCACCATCTATCCGGGCCGCGTCCGGGTCGGAATCGGGCACGGTGTGCAGGCCTGGATGCGCCAGGCCGGGGCCGCGGTGCCGTCCCCGCTCACGCTGCTGCGCGAATACCACGCCGCGCTGCGGCAGTTGCTCTCCGGCCGATCGCTCAGCACCGACGGCCGGTTCGTGCGTCTTGATGGTGTGCAACTGGAATGGGTTCCGCCTCAACCCGTTCCGTTGCTCATCGGCGGTACCGGACCGAAGACCCTGCGGCTCGCCGGCGAG includes these proteins:
- a CDS encoding NAD-dependent epimerase/dehydratase family protein, producing MRTLVTGSSGHLGEAIVRTLRARGEDVAGMDIRPSPWTDRVGSVTDPAAVRAAMAGVDVVLHTATLHKPQLAFVPGQAFVETNVSGTLALLEAATEAGVQAFVMSSSTTVFGDALVPEAERPAAWIDESVAPVPKNMYGVTKAAAEDLCQLAHRNHGLSCVVLRVARFFPETDDRPDAHEGRTDSNVKADEYATRRVSLDDAVDAHLLAAAAARRIGFGRYIVSATTPFLPKDLAQLRTDAAGVFARRAPRAAEVWARRGWRFPTRIDRVYDNARARADLGWHPRYDMAAIAEMVDTENTVQSPLARLVGSKEYLYSSYHRGTFAP
- a CDS encoding LLM class flavin-dependent oxidoreductase, yielding MTQSGHRPRVGVVFRPDRSPETLPSTAAAAQRAGIDELWLWEDCFLQGGIAQAAVALAGSETLTVGIGVLPAPLRNVVSTAMEIATLATIYPGRVRVGIGHGVQAWMRQAGAAVPSPLTLLREYHAALRQLLSGRSLSTDGRFVRLDGVQLEWVPPQPVPLLIGGTGPKTLRLAGEIADGVIIDSTNTPASARAALGHVAAEQAQRVSAPPFATVQYLACAPGADGRQLLDDVAVERGLDSGGYGVSGTVEEIVAAASAYSAQTLVFQPIGPSVDMDGFTHTVGEVATALRA